The genomic stretch AAAAATTATAAAATTGAGAATGCGTAAGTAATTTCTAGATCTTCACGCGTACAAGTTTCTCCTTGATACGCAGAGCATTCTTCTTCTTCTTCATCTATATAATATCTATTGCTTCCGGCAGTTAATATACGGTTTCTATAATATGAATATGTTCCAGAGGTATGATTGTATTCTTGTACTACTATTTCATAATTGACTTGTACATTTCTGTTTAAATTTGATAAGGTAGTATAGCTTCCATCTTCAAAAACATCAACAAAAACGTTATCCAATACATACCACTCATTATTATCGTATTCAGTAAACTCATTTACAACATCAATACGCAATGCACGTGGAAATAAAGCTCTAAAGGCTACCAAATCGCCTGTAGAAAAAGCATTTCCGCCGCGAGCTGTATGCCACATAATAGAACCTGTATCATTCGCACTTGTTCCAGGAATGTTTACTGCGCTACCTTCACCATTAGCACTCCAATCCGTGTGTCTGAATCCTACGCAATGTCCAAGTTCATGAATAACTACGTTTCTTCGTATAGTTGCGCCGAAAGCTCCTAAAGCATCTACATTTAACGTAACCGTATTAAATACGCGTCCGTTAGATGGAAATCCTGCGCGTCCTAATACGTTTGAAGATTCTACTCCAAAGTCACTTCTAATAGTAATGTCTGCCTGATTGGCATTGGTAACACGTACAAAGAATAATGCACAATTATTAATACCATTCAACTCAGTAATAGCGTTTACAGCATCTGTGGTCAAAGTGGTTCCAACAGAATTGTCTATGAACACATTGATACGCATTCTGTTTAACGATACTAATTTCCCAGTATTAAAAGCTTGTTCTGTATTGCTTCCAGTATCAGATAAATCGTAATCGTTAATATCTTTACTATACAATAAATCTGGCGGCGCCAAGAAATGATCGTTCGTTTCATAAATAGTGCCTTTTTCATAACCTCTACTATATAATAATTGTACAACAGGATGATCGTCTGACGCTAATCGTTTAAAATCTGTGCGTTCAATAGGTGCGATTGCTTCTTCTTCAAGCAATTCTTCTGTATCATGTTGGCAACTTACAAATAGGAATAAGCCAACCAATACATACATAATGTCAAATGTTAATTTTCTTTTCATAGTTAAGTAGGATTTGTGATTGTTAAAATATTTATTTACTAAAGGTATGAAAACAAGTAAGTGATCACTTACGGAAATACCATAAATAAGGTATGAGAAACGATTCGTTTTATCTCAGAAAAATTCCTTATGAACTCATGATTTTTTAGCACGAATGAGTTAATATAAGTATTGTCGGTTTTTATGTAGTTTTTGACGCCCACACTTTGAAGAAACGAAATTGCTTTGAATATTCAGCACTTGGACAAAAGACCAAACAAACTTCTTTATTACCTAAAGTAGATTCAAACAACCGTAAGAAATCACAGGTATTCAGTCCTTACAAAGAAAATCTTGAAAACGTACTTTATCTTCCTTTCTTTGCAGTTAATCTGATATGGAAATACACTATTTTAAAAAAAAAGACGTTACTTTTGTTAAATATATGAAATGATATCATCAGAATTTTAAAATTTCGATTTCAAAAAAAAGATTTCTCACAAACACAATTCTCCCCCTAACTTGCTGTTTTCTTATTAGTACTTACTTTTTCAAACGAAGATGATTTTTTTCATTATAATGAATAAACAAAATCTAGTATCAAAAAAACAATAAAAACCTTTAAACTGTTGATATTTAAAGACGCTAGCTAAATTTCAAAACCTAGTTATACATCATTAAAAATCAAAAAAATAATAATTTATGAATTTTAAGTTTTTTATCTATAAATAGAACATATAGCTGAAAATTAAATACCCAAAAGACGCTGATAAAAACTAAAAAATTTGCACTGAAAATTCATAAATTATTAAAAATCAGTAGCTAAAATTATTTTTGTGAGTTTTTTTTTATACATTTATGCTGTGAAAATACAAAATACCATATTATTATTTTTCATATTTACTTTTACCTTACAAGCAAATACTACGGTTGAAACAA from Kordia antarctica encodes the following:
- a CDS encoding M57 family metalloprotease, producing the protein MKRKLTFDIMYVLVGLFLFVSCQHDTEELLEEEAIAPIERTDFKRLASDDHPVVQLLYSRGYEKGTIYETNDHFLAPPDLLYSKDINDYDLSDTGSNTEQAFNTGKLVSLNRMRINVFIDNSVGTTLTTDAVNAITELNGINNCALFFVRVTNANQADITIRSDFGVESSNVLGRAGFPSNGRVFNTVTLNVDALGAFGATIRRNVVIHELGHCVGFRHTDWSANGEGSAVNIPGTSANDTGSIMWHTARGGNAFSTGDLVAFRALFPRALRIDVVNEFTEYDNNEWYVLDNVFVDVFEDGSYTTLSNLNRNVQVNYEIVVQEYNHTSGTYSYYRNRILTAGSNRYYIDEEEEECSAYQGETCTREDLEITYAFSIL